In Flavobacterium sp. N3904, one DNA window encodes the following:
- the mscL gene encoding large-conductance mechanosensitive channel protein MscL, with the protein MGFISDFKAFLMKGEIVNLATAVIVGGAFGKIVTSFTNDVLMPPIGLLLGKVDFKNLKIVLQDGVPAVMENGAEKAPAIAEVALNYGAFIQTVFDFVIIGFCIFMVLKAYEKTKKQEVVVEAPPAGPTQEELLTQIRDLLKK; encoded by the coding sequence ATGGGATTTATAAGTGATTTTAAGGCCTTTTTGATGAAAGGGGAAATAGTAAATTTGGCAACAGCCGTAATTGTGGGAGGCGCTTTTGGAAAAATTGTGACTTCTTTTACCAATGACGTTTTGATGCCACCAATTGGATTGCTATTAGGAAAAGTAGATTTTAAAAATCTAAAAATTGTTCTTCAGGATGGGGTTCCGGCTGTTATGGAAAATGGAGCAGAAAAAGCTCCGGCAATTGCAGAAGTAGCTTTGAATTATGGTGCATTTATTCAGACCGTTTTTGATTTTGTAATCATTGGTTTTTGTATTTTTATGGTATTAAAAGCCTATGAAAAAACCAAAAAACAAGAAGTTGTCGTTGAAGCTCCACCTGCAGGACCCACTCAGGAAGAATTGCTTACTCAAATTAGAGATTTATTAAAAAAATAA
- a CDS encoding bifunctional UDP-N-acetylmuramoyl-tripeptide:D-alanyl-D-alanine ligase/alanine racemase has product MNLNILNIESILNSKWNGNPTGEIIDTISIDSRSLQNNEKTLFFALTGNNNDAHIYIKDLITKGVRNFVVTHIPKELEGKANFLVVQNTLEALQQIAAHYRSLFSFPIIGVTGSNGKTIVKEWLNFLLSPDYNIIRSPKSYNSQVGVPLSVLAINEQHNLGIFEAGISTVSEMEKLQKIIQPTIGILTNIGSAHDEGFTSQEEKIKEKMLLFKDSKVVIYQKNSSVEQFIFPKTKAISWSFTDMTAAVFVSKKEQTHDNTIIEYCYNGSISTLQIPFVDDASVENVISCLSVLLYLEYDAKAIQNRIELLYPIEMRLKVKKGINNCSLIDDSYSSDFQSLKIAFDFLESQKQHQKKTVVLSDIFQSGLSNEVLYSKVSELIVSNNISRFIGIGETISTLKTKLHHAVFYKDTNEFLLHVEELNFENETILIKGARSFQFEEIVAALAEKTHETVLEINLNAISHNFNFFKSKLKPTTKMMAMVKAFGYGSGGFEIAKLLEHHKVDYLGVAFADEGISLKTAGIKLPIMVLNPENTSFSAIIQHQLEPEIYSLKGLNAFLKIAEQKNLKDFPIHIKLDTGMHRLGFETNTIDDLITTLKGSQTVKVKSILSHMATSDDLQHKDFAEYQINLFEKLSSQLMDELGISPIRHILNTSGISNFPQAQYDMVRLGIGLYGVSNDPEEQKYLENVGTLKSIISQIRTIQTGESVGYGRRFIANKESRIATIPIGYADGIARSWGNGVGFVTIKNKKAPILGSVCMDMLMVDVSEIDCKEGDSVVIFGESPTVTFMAEQLKTIPYEILTSISQRVKRVFYRE; this is encoded by the coding sequence TTGAATTTAAATATTCTAAATATTGAAAGTATCCTAAATTCGAAATGGAATGGAAATCCAACAGGAGAAATTATCGATACTATTTCTATCGACAGCCGGTCTTTGCAAAACAATGAAAAAACACTCTTTTTTGCATTAACAGGAAACAATAATGACGCTCATATTTATATCAAGGATTTAATTACCAAAGGCGTTCGTAATTTTGTAGTAACACATATTCCCAAGGAGCTTGAAGGAAAAGCTAATTTTTTGGTTGTCCAAAATACTTTAGAGGCTTTACAACAAATCGCAGCACATTACCGAAGTCTTTTTTCATTTCCGATTATTGGAGTGACAGGAAGCAACGGTAAAACAATCGTAAAGGAATGGCTCAACTTTCTTTTGAGTCCCGATTATAATATTATTCGAAGTCCTAAAAGTTATAATTCTCAGGTTGGTGTTCCATTATCGGTTTTGGCAATTAATGAACAACATAACCTTGGTATTTTTGAAGCCGGAATTTCGACTGTTTCAGAAATGGAGAAACTGCAAAAAATCATTCAGCCAACAATTGGGATTTTAACCAATATAGGTTCAGCACATGATGAGGGTTTTACCAGTCAGGAAGAAAAAATAAAAGAAAAAATGCTGCTTTTCAAAGATTCGAAAGTAGTTATTTATCAAAAGAATAGTAGCGTAGAACAATTTATTTTTCCAAAAACAAAAGCTATTTCCTGGTCTTTTACAGATATGACAGCTGCCGTTTTTGTCTCTAAAAAAGAACAAACACATGACAATACAATTATTGAGTACTGTTATAATGGAAGTATTTCAACTTTGCAAATTCCTTTTGTAGACGATGCTTCGGTTGAAAATGTGATTTCTTGTCTTTCGGTTTTGCTGTATTTGGAATATGATGCAAAAGCGATTCAAAACCGAATCGAATTGTTGTATCCAATAGAAATGCGTTTGAAAGTAAAAAAAGGAATCAACAATTGCAGTTTGATTGATGATAGTTATAGTTCCGATTTTCAATCTTTAAAAATTGCATTTGATTTTCTCGAAAGCCAAAAACAACATCAGAAAAAAACGGTGGTCCTTTCGGATATTTTTCAAAGCGGATTGTCCAATGAAGTATTGTATTCTAAGGTGTCCGAGCTCATTGTTTCGAATAACATTAGCCGTTTTATCGGAATTGGCGAAACGATTTCAACTTTAAAAACAAAGCTTCACCATGCTGTTTTTTATAAAGACACCAATGAATTTTTATTGCATGTGGAGGAATTGAATTTTGAAAATGAAACCATTCTAATCAAAGGCGCAAGGTCTTTTCAATTTGAAGAAATTGTGGCCGCACTAGCAGAGAAAACACACGAAACGGTTCTTGAAATCAACTTAAATGCAATAAGCCATAATTTTAATTTCTTTAAATCAAAACTGAAACCGACCACCAAAATGATGGCGATGGTAAAAGCGTTTGGTTATGGAAGCGGTGGATTTGAAATCGCAAAATTATTGGAACATCACAAGGTAGATTATTTGGGAGTGGCTTTTGCCGATGAAGGAATCTCGTTGAAAACCGCCGGTATAAAATTGCCTATTATGGTTTTGAATCCCGAAAACACGAGCTTTTCGGCAATCATCCAGCATCAACTGGAACCTGAAATTTATAGTTTAAAAGGACTGAATGCATTCCTTAAAATCGCTGAACAAAAGAATCTAAAAGATTTTCCTATTCATATAAAGTTAGATACTGGGATGCATCGTCTAGGTTTTGAGACGAATACCATTGATGATTTGATTACCACTTTAAAAGGGAGCCAAACCGTCAAAGTAAAGAGTATTCTGTCTCATATGGCAACAAGTGATGATTTGCAACACAAAGACTTTGCTGAATACCAGATTAATTTATTCGAAAAATTATCGTCTCAATTGATGGACGAATTAGGAATTAGTCCCATTCGTCATATTTTGAATACTTCCGGAATCAGTAATTTTCCCCAAGCACAATATGATATGGTTCGTTTGGGAATAGGACTTTATGGAGTTTCCAATGATCCGGAAGAACAAAAATATCTTGAAAATGTTGGGACTTTAAAATCCATTATTTCCCAAATCAGAACGATTCAAACTGGCGAAAGTGTAGGTTACGGCAGACGATTTATAGCGAATAAAGAATCCAGAATTGCCACAATTCCTATTGGCTACGCCGATGGAATTGCCAGAAGTTGGGGGAATGGAGTTGGTTTTGTAACGATAAAAAATAAAAAAGCACCGATCCTTGGCAGTGTTTGTATGGACATGCTCATGGTTGATGTCAGTGAGATTGATTGCAAAGAAGGGGATTCTGTGGTAATTTTTGGTGAAAGCCCAACGGTAACTTTTATGGCAGAACAATTGAAGACGATTCCATATGAAATCCTGACGAGCATTTCGCAGCGTGTAAAACGTGTTTTTTATAGAGAATGA
- a CDS encoding thymidine kinase, whose translation MFLENTVNHKEQFGWIEVICGSMFSGKTEELIRRLKRAQFAKQKVEIFKPAIDTRYHDEMVVSHDSNEIRSTPVPAAANIAILAQGCDVVGIDEAQFFDDEIVTICNDLANQGIRVIVAGLDMDFKGNPFGPMPALMATAEYVTKVHAVCTRTGNLANYSFRKTDNDKLVMLGETEEYEPLSRAAYYHAMRKEDKNSESHKPNNKDQN comes from the coding sequence ATGTTTCTCGAAAATACAGTAAATCATAAAGAACAATTTGGTTGGATTGAAGTCATTTGCGGATCCATGTTTTCGGGTAAAACAGAAGAGCTTATTCGTAGATTAAAACGAGCTCAGTTTGCCAAACAAAAAGTGGAAATTTTCAAACCCGCCATTGATACCCGTTATCATGACGAAATGGTTGTTTCCCATGACAGCAACGAAATTCGTTCTACTCCCGTTCCTGCAGCTGCCAATATTGCTATTTTGGCGCAAGGCTGTGATGTGGTTGGGATTGACGAAGCACAGTTTTTTGATGATGAGATCGTAACCATTTGTAATGATCTTGCCAATCAGGGAATTCGAGTGATTGTTGCTGGTCTGGACATGGATTTTAAAGGCAATCCTTTTGGTCCTATGCCGGCACTTATGGCCACTGCAGAATATGTTACCAAAGTGCATGCTGTATGTACCCGAACAGGAAATTTGGCCAATTATAGTTTTCGTAAAACAGATAATGATAAACTCGTAATGCTAGGTGAAACCGAAGAATACGAGCCATTGAGCCGTGCAGCCTATTATCATGCAATGCGAAAAGAGGACAAAAACAGCGAGAGTCACAAACCCAATAATAAAGATCAAAATTGA
- the rsmI gene encoding 16S rRNA (cytidine(1402)-2'-O)-methyltransferase codes for MSKLYIVPTPIGNLEDMTFRAIRILKEVDLILAEDTRTSGKLLKHFEIGTHMYSHHMHNEHKTIENLISRLKAGETIALISDAGTPAISDPGFLLTRACIENGITVECLPGATAFVPALVNSGLPNDKFVFEGFLPEKKGRQTRYLELAEETRTMILYVSPHKLVKTLAEFITYFGEDRTICVCRELSKLHEENVRGTTREVLTHFEKTAPRGEIVVVVAGKPIVKEAKKSKFSKD; via the coding sequence ATGTCAAAATTATATATTGTCCCTACTCCTATCGGAAACCTCGAAGACATGACTTTTCGCGCCATACGGATTCTGAAAGAAGTGGATCTGATTCTAGCCGAAGATACCAGAACCAGCGGAAAATTACTGAAACATTTTGAGATTGGCACTCACATGTACAGCCATCACATGCATAACGAACACAAAACAATCGAGAATTTAATCTCCAGATTGAAAGCAGGCGAAACCATAGCTTTAATATCGGATGCGGGAACTCCAGCCATTTCAGACCCTGGTTTTTTGTTGACGCGTGCCTGCATCGAAAACGGAATAACGGTAGAATGTTTGCCAGGTGCAACGGCTTTTGTACCAGCTCTTGTCAACAGCGGATTGCCCAATGACAAGTTTGTTTTTGAAGGTTTCCTTCCGGAAAAAAAAGGAAGACAAACCCGATATCTGGAACTTGCCGAAGAAACCCGTACGATGATTCTCTACGTTTCTCCACATAAATTAGTCAAAACTTTAGCCGAATTTATTACCTATTTTGGCGAAGACCGTACCATTTGCGTGTGCAGAGAATTATCAAAACTCCACGAAGAAAACGTAAGGGGTACGACTCGTGAAGTCCTTACCCATTTTGAAAAGACGGCTCCACGCGGTGAAATCGTGGTCGTAGTAGCAGGAAAACCAATCGTAAAAGAAGCCAAGAAAAGTAAATTTTCGAAAGACTAA
- a CDS encoding flavin monoamine oxidase family protein, whose protein sequence is MPQPKTYILGAGLTGLTIAYLLQKKGIQCQLLEANSRIGGRIETISGHSGVTIEMGATWFSQQHPSLLALLNELELSYFKQHTSGISLFETMSFVPPQKFEIPESEAASYRIEGGTAKLINTLIAKIGLDNLKNNSKVIALKLLNNQIEITTEKGETYLADKVISTLPPHLLVKTIVFEPNLPDSLLQLAKKTHTWMGESIKFAVEYPTAFWKENNFSGTLFSQASIIQEMYDHSSADHTKFALKGFLNGGTNTLSKEERKEKVIQQLIAFFGVEANNYTAYYEKVWREEPLAFLPYEQLIMAHQNNGHVMYKNKFFEDKLYISGSETATQSPGYMDGAVNAAQTIASQF, encoded by the coding sequence ATGCCTCAACCTAAAACTTATATTCTTGGCGCTGGACTTACTGGCCTGACTATTGCCTATTTGCTTCAAAAAAAAGGAATTCAATGTCAATTATTAGAAGCAAATTCTAGAATTGGAGGAAGAATCGAGACTATTTCAGGACATTCCGGTGTAACTATAGAAATGGGAGCTACTTGGTTCAGTCAACAACACCCCTCTCTTTTGGCTTTATTAAACGAACTCGAGTTATCTTATTTTAAACAACATACTAGTGGGATTTCACTTTTTGAAACGATGTCTTTTGTGCCTCCTCAAAAATTTGAAATTCCAGAATCAGAGGCAGCTTCCTATCGAATAGAGGGCGGGACTGCGAAACTAATAAACACTTTGATTGCTAAAATTGGTTTGGATAACCTAAAAAACAACTCAAAAGTGATTGCTTTAAAATTACTAAATAACCAAATCGAAATTACAACTGAAAAAGGTGAAACCTATTTGGCCGATAAAGTGATATCTACCTTACCCCCTCATTTGCTAGTAAAAACTATAGTATTTGAACCCAATTTACCTGATTCCTTATTGCAATTAGCCAAGAAAACACACACTTGGATGGGAGAATCCATTAAATTTGCAGTAGAGTATCCAACAGCCTTTTGGAAAGAAAATAATTTTTCGGGAACCTTATTCAGTCAAGCTAGCATCATTCAAGAAATGTACGATCACAGTAGTGCAGATCACACAAAATTTGCATTAAAAGGGTTCTTGAATGGCGGGACAAACACCCTTTCGAAAGAAGAAAGAAAAGAAAAAGTAATTCAGCAACTCATTGCCTTTTTTGGTGTGGAAGCGAATAATTATACTGCCTACTATGAGAAAGTTTGGAGAGAGGAGCCCCTCGCCTTTCTTCCCTATGAACAATTAATAATGGCGCATCAAAACAATGGACATGTAATGTATAAAAATAAATTCTTTGAGGATAAATTATACATTTCAGGTTCAGAAACAGCCACACAAAGTCCAGGCTATATGGATGGAGCAGTAAACGCTGCTCAAACCATTGCCTCCCAATTTTAA
- a CDS encoding HopJ type III effector protein translates to MSISTFLEKLKQAPESISFTETIATIEENYTFIPTAFQNGEQHNAAGENSGSCKLFAFAQLQKLSAAETLACFGAYYFEEVLGDPNGTNHQNIRNFMKTGWDGIHFEGNALDLK, encoded by the coding sequence ATGTCTATATCTACATTTTTAGAAAAATTAAAACAAGCACCCGAATCTATCTCATTTACAGAAACTATTGCAACAATAGAAGAAAACTACACTTTTATACCAACAGCCTTTCAAAACGGCGAACAACACAATGCTGCTGGAGAAAACTCAGGTTCTTGTAAATTATTTGCTTTTGCACAATTACAAAAACTATCTGCTGCAGAAACATTAGCTTGTTTTGGAGCCTATTATTTTGAAGAAGTTTTAGGAGATCCCAACGGAACCAATCATCAAAATATTCGCAACTTCATGAAAACAGGTTGGGATGGAATTCATTTTGAAGGAAATGCTTTAGATTTGAAATAA
- the recJ gene encoding single-stranded-DNA-specific exonuclease RecJ has translation MRWKLKPKPTEEKIKHLAQALNVEEFVAVLLIQRGIETFEQAKLFFRPSLDDLHDPYLMKDMDKAVERIEKAIANQENILIFGDYDVDGTTAVSLVSSYLKTYYPNVATYIPDRYAEGYGISYAGIDFADDNGFSLIIALDCGIKSIDHIAYAKERNIDFIICDHHRPGEFLPEAIAVLDPKREDCTYPYDELCGCAIGFKLIQALGTNRDQTIEDLVLYLDLVATAIAADIVPMTGENRVLAYFGLQVINAEPRPGIKALIHQIKKKTLDITDVVFIIAPRINAAGRIKHGNHAVELLTEFDFEQAQQFASEIEQYNSDRKDLDKQITKEALLQITKNQEEKNFTSVVFQEDWHKGVIGIVASRLIETYYRPTLVFTKSGDKYAASARSVKGFDVYNALEACSEHLEQFGGHMYAAGMTLAAENYQNFKNAFEKTVQETIHPDQLTPEIAIDAEINFEDITPKLIRILKQFEPFGPLNMTPVFLSKKIKDTGYAKTLGSEDEHLKLFVKQNNSEGFTAIGFGLGNKKELTGNQKEFEAVYCIDENEWNDKVSIQLRLKDIK, from the coding sequence ATGCGTTGGAAACTTAAGCCAAAACCTACCGAAGAAAAAATAAAACACCTAGCTCAAGCTTTGAATGTAGAAGAATTTGTCGCTGTTTTATTAATACAAAGAGGTATTGAAACTTTTGAACAGGCCAAACTTTTTTTCAGACCAAGTTTAGATGATTTACATGATCCTTATTTAATGAAGGATATGGATAAAGCCGTTGAACGCATCGAAAAAGCTATTGCCAATCAGGAAAATATTCTCATATTTGGTGATTATGATGTTGATGGAACTACTGCGGTATCCCTAGTTTCTTCTTACTTAAAAACTTATTACCCGAATGTTGCCACTTATATTCCGGATCGCTATGCCGAAGGCTACGGCATCTCCTACGCAGGAATTGATTTTGCCGATGACAACGGTTTTTCACTTATCATAGCACTAGATTGTGGTATCAAATCTATCGATCATATCGCATATGCGAAAGAGCGAAACATTGATTTCATCATTTGTGATCACCACAGACCTGGGGAATTTTTACCAGAAGCCATAGCGGTTCTAGACCCAAAACGGGAAGATTGTACCTATCCTTATGATGAATTGTGCGGTTGTGCCATCGGCTTTAAACTCATTCAGGCATTAGGAACAAACCGAGACCAAACCATCGAAGATTTAGTATTATATTTGGATTTGGTAGCCACCGCTATCGCTGCCGACATCGTTCCAATGACAGGAGAAAATAGAGTTCTGGCCTATTTTGGATTGCAGGTTATTAATGCCGAACCAAGGCCGGGTATTAAGGCTCTAATACATCAAATAAAAAAGAAAACACTCGACATTACCGATGTTGTTTTTATCATTGCCCCTCGAATAAATGCTGCTGGAAGAATCAAACATGGTAACCATGCCGTCGAATTATTGACTGAATTTGATTTTGAGCAAGCACAACAATTTGCCTCAGAAATAGAACAATATAATTCTGACCGAAAAGATTTAGACAAACAAATCACCAAAGAAGCGCTTTTACAAATAACCAAAAATCAGGAAGAAAAAAACTTTACGTCGGTTGTTTTTCAAGAAGATTGGCACAAAGGAGTTATTGGGATTGTGGCTTCCCGATTGATCGAAACCTATTATCGTCCCACATTGGTTTTTACAAAAAGTGGCGATAAATATGCCGCTTCGGCGCGATCGGTAAAAGGATTTGATGTGTACAACGCACTCGAAGCCTGTTCCGAACATTTGGAGCAATTTGGCGGACACATGTATGCCGCCGGAATGACATTGGCCGCAGAGAACTATCAAAACTTTAAAAATGCTTTTGAAAAAACAGTGCAGGAAACGATACATCCCGATCAGTTAACTCCAGAAATAGCTATTGATGCCGAAATTAATTTTGAAGATATCACTCCAAAATTAATTCGGATTTTAAAGCAATTTGAACCTTTTGGCCCATTAAATATGACTCCCGTTTTTTTAAGCAAAAAAATAAAAGATACCGGTTATGCAAAAACGCTAGGCTCTGAGGATGAACATTTAAAACTGTTTGTAAAACAAAACAACTCCGAAGGCTTTACTGCTATTGGCTTTGGATTAGGAAATAAAAAAGAACTAACGGGCAATCAAAAAGAATTTGAAGCCGTATATTGCATCGATGAAAATGAGTGGAACGACAAAGTGAGCATCCAATTACGATTAAAAGACATTAAATAA
- a CDS encoding MFS transporter → MKKNDPYAALRFKEFNTFLLIRFAMVFAWSMQFIIIEWEVYRITKSALSLGIIGLMEIIPAIAVSLFAGHFVDQNEKKGLLLKCILGFSVISLGLFLITWPLVNTGLSTTIILYTIYFLVFLGGIVRSFLGPTVFSLLALIVPKKVYSNAATWSSSVWQVGSVVGPAVAGFSIHLIGVHWSLSMVLGCSVFASLLLTQIDKKPILNPKIGEPIMDSLKEGIKFVYNNKTILSALTLDMAAVLFGGAVALLPIFALDILKVGPEGFGFLRAAPAVGAILTMFFTAYVPVNKNAGMKLLTAIFLFGVCIIIFGLSTIFWISLLALFFSGVVDGVSMVIRQTILQIKTPDHMRGRVASVNSIFVGSSNELGAFESGLTAKLMGTVTAVVFGGSMTLIIVVLTGFISPEFRKLDLQKDLEDHQNME, encoded by the coding sequence ATGAAAAAAAATGACCCCTACGCAGCACTACGATTTAAAGAATTCAATACCTTTTTGCTTATTCGTTTTGCCATGGTTTTTGCCTGGTCAATGCAATTCATCATTATCGAATGGGAAGTTTATAGAATCACAAAAAGTGCTTTGTCTCTTGGTATTATTGGTTTAATGGAGATTATTCCCGCCATTGCGGTTTCATTATTTGCGGGTCACTTTGTGGATCAAAACGAAAAAAAAGGACTTTTATTAAAATGCATTTTGGGTTTCTCGGTTATCAGTTTAGGATTATTTTTAATCACTTGGCCATTAGTAAATACAGGATTATCTACCACAATTATATTATACACCATTTACTTCTTGGTGTTTTTAGGCGGAATTGTCCGCTCCTTTTTAGGCCCGACTGTTTTTTCTCTTTTGGCATTAATCGTTCCAAAAAAAGTATATTCGAATGCTGCTACTTGGAGTAGTTCAGTTTGGCAAGTAGGTTCTGTTGTGGGACCTGCAGTTGCGGGTTTCTCTATTCATCTAATTGGAGTTCATTGGTCTTTGAGTATGGTTCTTGGATGTTCCGTATTTGCTTCACTTCTTCTAACTCAAATTGATAAAAAACCTATTTTGAATCCAAAAATCGGAGAACCCATTATGGACAGTTTGAAAGAAGGAATCAAATTTGTCTATAACAACAAAACCATTTTGAGTGCTTTGACATTGGATATGGCAGCTGTTTTATTTGGTGGAGCCGTTGCATTATTACCCATTTTCGCCTTGGATATTTTAAAAGTAGGTCCAGAGGGATTTGGTTTCTTGAGAGCTGCTCCGGCTGTTGGTGCTATTTTGACCATGTTTTTTACAGCTTATGTTCCCGTGAACAAAAATGCAGGAATGAAATTACTAACTGCTATTTTCCTTTTTGGTGTTTGTATTATTATTTTCGGTCTTTCAACAATCTTTTGGATTTCACTTTTGGCGCTATTCTTCAGCGGAGTTGTTGATGGTGTATCGATGGTTATCCGTCAAACCATTTTGCAAATTAAAACTCCTGATCACATGCGAGGTCGAGTAGCCTCTGTAAATTCAATATTTGTTGGTTCTTCCAATGAGTTAGGCGCATTTGAAAGTGGATTGACCGCAAAATTAATGGGGACTGTTACTGCAGTTGTATTTGGCGGCAGCATGACACTAATTATTGTAGTCCTAACCGGATTTATTTCTCCAGAATTCAGAAAATTAGACCTCCAAAAAGATTTGGAAGATCATCAAAATATGGAATAA
- a CDS encoding cytochrome c3 family protein → MKKIKILFAIAVFATFLTSCSNKSDEYIDPRGTDYAGSESCIQCHKVQYESALHSSHSKATAPALPENVLGSFNKKNPVFVYDKNTELAIEKRNDSLYQVLYKNGKEVEAHRFEIVFGAKHAQTSVYWHNNNTYELPISYYTSVNSWATSPGFPADRPNFNRMVVKDCYSCHSSNASSRNVNQNSEEQNFLSMDIENIINKKTIVYGIDCERCHGPAKKHVEFHLKNPNIKTANSIVSYQSLNKQQKLDACALCHSGNADMKMKSRFDFKPGDNLSDYFRSLRAPNDTTSFDVHGNQYHLLIQSKCFIKSKKMDCISCHNPHENASPNLASYSKICVSCHQDTKHSKTTLKTMPASLLANNCVECHMPKKASNAIRFQLSNNAKMSNYILRTHKIAIYPNNKK, encoded by the coding sequence ATGAAAAAAATAAAAATCCTTTTTGCAATTGCAGTTTTTGCAACATTTTTGACAAGTTGCTCCAACAAATCTGACGAATATATTGATCCACGCGGAACTGATTATGCCGGATCCGAAAGTTGCATACAATGCCACAAAGTACAATACGAATCAGCCTTACATAGCTCGCATTCCAAAGCAACCGCACCCGCACTTCCGGAAAATGTTTTAGGAAGTTTCAACAAAAAAAATCCTGTTTTTGTATATGACAAAAACACTGAACTAGCAATCGAAAAACGCAACGACAGCCTTTATCAGGTTTTATACAAAAACGGAAAAGAGGTAGAAGCGCATCGGTTTGAAATCGTTTTTGGTGCCAAGCACGCGCAAACTTCTGTTTATTGGCACAACAATAATACATACGAATTACCAATTTCCTATTACACATCGGTAAACAGCTGGGCAACAAGTCCCGGTTTTCCCGCTGACAGACCCAATTTTAACCGAATGGTGGTCAAAGACTGCTATTCTTGCCACAGTTCTAATGCCAGCAGCAGAAACGTCAATCAAAATTCTGAAGAGCAAAATTTCCTTTCGATGGATATTGAAAATATTATCAATAAAAAAACAATCGTTTACGGAATTGATTGCGAGCGCTGCCATGGCCCAGCAAAAAAACATGTCGAGTTTCATCTTAAAAATCCAAATATAAAAACAGCCAATAGCATTGTGAGTTACCAATCACTTAATAAACAACAAAAACTAGACGCCTGTGCTCTTTGCCATTCCGGGAATGCAGATATGAAAATGAAATCACGTTTTGATTTTAAGCCGGGGGATAATCTTTCAGACTATTTTCGAAGTTTAAGAGCGCCGAATGATACTACCTCTTTTGATGTGCATGGGAATCAATATCATTTATTGATACAAAGCAAGTGTTTTATCAAAAGCAAAAAAATGGATTGCATTAGCTGTCATAATCCTCATGAAAATGCTTCGCCAAATCTGGCTTCCTATTCTAAAATTTGCGTGAGTTGCCATCAGGATACAAAACACAGCAAAACCACTCTTAAAACAATGCCTGCCTCGTTATTGGCAAATAACTGTGTGGAATGTCATATGCCAAAAAAGGCGTCGAATGCTATACGTTTTCAGCTTTCTAATAATGCCAAAATGTCTAATTACATTTTAAGAACGCATAAAATTGCAATCTATCCAAACAATAAAAAATGA
- a CDS encoding UDP-2,3-diacylglucosamine diphosphatase: protein MQLANNKKIYFASDQHFGAPTPELSFPREQKFVAWLNKVKEDAEAIFLLGDLFDFWFEYKTVVPKGFVRILGKLAEIRDSGIPIYFFVGNHDLWMADYFETELNIPVYHDNKEFTFGDKTFLIGHGDGKGPGDLGYKRMKKVFTNPFSKWLFRWLHPDVGVKLAQYLSVKNKLISGAEDVKFLGEENEWLILYAKRKLETQHYNYFVFGHRHLPMIKQVGENSEYVNLGDWISYFTYGVYDGETFEVKTFEK, encoded by the coding sequence ATGCAATTAGCCAATAACAAAAAAATCTATTTCGCATCCGATCAACATTTCGGGGCGCCAACACCAGAGTTGAGTTTTCCAAGAGAACAAAAGTTTGTGGCTTGGCTCAACAAAGTAAAAGAGGATGCCGAAGCCATTTTTCTTTTGGGTGATTTATTTGATTTTTGGTTCGAATACAAAACGGTTGTACCCAAAGGATTTGTCCGTATTTTAGGAAAGTTGGCCGAAATTCGCGACAGCGGAATCCCAATTTATTTCTTTGTGGGAAACCATGATTTATGGATGGCCGATTATTTTGAAACTGAGTTGAATATTCCTGTTTATCACGACAACAAAGAATTTACTTTTGGAGACAAAACCTTTTTGATTGGTCATGGCGACGGCAAAGGACCAGGAGACTTGGGCTATAAGCGAATGAAAAAAGTGTTTACCAATCCATTCTCCAAGTGGCTTTTCAGATGGCTTCATCCGGATGTTGGAGTGAAATTGGCACAATATCTTTCGGTCAAAAACAAACTCATTTCTGGAGCTGAAGACGTGAAATTCTTAGGTGAAGAAAACGAATGGCTTATACTTTATGCCAAACGAAAACTGGAAACCCAACATTATAATTATTTTGTTTTTGGGCATCGTCATTTACCAATGATTAAGCAAGTAGGCGAAAATTCAGAATATGTTAACCTTGGTGATTGGATTAGTTATTTTACCTACGGAGTTTATGATGGTGAGACATTCGAAGTGAAAACATTCGAAAAATAA